GACGTCACCTTGGCGATGGTCTCGCCATAGGTGTTCTCGGCGGTGGCCATCAGGGTGCCCTTCGCGACCTTCTGGCCGGGTTCGACATGATAGCGGTAGAAGCCGTCGACGGGAGCCGGAATCCAGTGATAGCGCGTGATAATGACCGGCTCGCGTTTCTTTGCCGGCGCGCTGTCGGTCATGCCGAGATTGTGCAGAAGCCGCAGGAGACCCTCGAAATGATAAGCGACATTGGCTTCCTCGATCAGGCCGATGCGTCCGGCTTCGGCGAAAGCGGCATGCTGCCCGCGCTTGGCTCGGCCGGTGACGCTCCTGGCCGGCTGGTCCATATGGAAGGGATCGATGGCGGCGATGATCTCGGCGTCGAAACACTGGGCGATTTCCAGACTGCGCCGGTCGAAGGCCTCGTCGCCTGTGCGCTGCACCACCATGAAATGCGAGACTTGTTCGCACAGGTCGCCGCCATGCAGATCGGCAAAGCAGTCGGCGTCATGCGCCCAGTCATTGAGGAGGGCGTAGGCGATCGCCTCCGAGAAGCTGCCGTCCGGCCGGCCAGGGAAGCTAAAATTGATGTTCTTGCCGTCGAGCGGACAGACATATTGCGAGCGCAGCGGCACGGCCGGAAGGTTGACGATCGGGATAATCGACACCCGCCCCTTGAGCTTGGCCGGATCGAGCGCCCGCTGCAGCCGGATCACCGCTTCGATGCTCGAGGTTTCGTTCACATGGACGCCGGCGATGACGGCGAGCCGCGGGCCCGGCCTTTGTCCGACGATCTCGACCGCTGGCCAGCGCCATCCGGCAAGTGCCGGGTAGTTGAAAGTGAGCTCGCTCTTGTGAAGGCCTGCTTCCATGAGAAGTATTTCTCTCCCGCTTGGATCACGATCACTTCAGGCCAGGGACCTGAAGTGATAAACGTGATCGAAATCTCAGGTTAGCGCGTGATCGGACGGAAAACCGGTATCCAATTTTCTTGATCGCGCGCTAGCATTTTTCAACCGCCATCGCATTGACTTGCGCGGCGCCTGAACCGAATATCGCGCCGACTTAATGGGACAAAAGCGAAGTAAAACCAAGGAGGTTTCCATCATGCCTGCTCTGCGCCACACTCTGTCACGCCGCCATTTCCTGAGCACCGCCGCCTTGGGCGCCGCCTCGCTCGTCCTGCCGTCGATCGCGCGCGCCGAAAGCACCATGGCCCGCATCATGAAAGACGGCGTCGTGCGCGTCGGCATCGCCAATGAGAAGCCGTACGGCTTCGTCGATACCGACGGCAAGGTGAAGGGCGCCATTCCCGACGTCATCACCGCTCTCTTGGCGCCCCATGGTGTCAAGGAGCTGAAAGCCGAGATCGTCGAGTTCAATGCGCTGATCCCCGGCATCAATGCCGACCGTTTCGACATAATCGGCGCCGGCATGTATATCCGCCCGGCGCGCTGCGAAGCCGTCCTGTTCACCAATCCGGTCACCCGCACCGGTGCGGGCTTCGCCGCCCTGAAGGGCAATCCCAAGGGTGTGAAGAGCATTGCCGAGGTGGCCGCCCATGCCGATGCGATCGTCGGCACGCAGAATGGCGCGGCCCAGGTCGAGGAACTCGCCAAGGCCGGCGTGCCCAGCGACCGCGTGGTGCTTTTCGCCAATGCGACGGAAGCGCTGGCCGGGCTCAGGGCCAAGCGCGTCGACGTGATCTATTTCCCGGCGCTCGAGCTCAACGAACTGCTCAAGACGGCGAATGATCCCTCCGTCGAGCGCGTCGAGGGCTTCCAGCAGATCATGGGCGCCAATGGCGAACCCGAATACGGTTATGCGGGCCTTGGCCTGCGCAAGGCCGATGCCGATCTCAAGGCGGCGCTCGATGCGGAGCTCGCCAACCTCATCAGTTCCGGAAAGCTGCTCGAGATCATCTCGGCCTATGGCTATGGCAAGGGCGAAC
This genomic stretch from Nordella sp. HKS 07 harbors:
- a CDS encoding succinylglutamate desuccinylase/aspartoacylase family protein, with the translated sequence MEAGLHKSELTFNYPALAGWRWPAVEIVGQRPGPRLAVIAGVHVNETSSIEAVIRLQRALDPAKLKGRVSIIPIVNLPAVPLRSQYVCPLDGKNINFSFPGRPDGSFSEAIAYALLNDWAHDADCFADLHGGDLCEQVSHFMVVQRTGDEAFDRRSLEIAQCFDAEIIAAIDPFHMDQPARSVTGRAKRGQHAAFAEAGRIGLIEEANVAYHFEGLLRLLHNLGMTDSAPAKKREPVIITRYHWIPAPVDGFYRYHVEPGQKVAKGTLMATAENTYGETIAKVTSPEDGHVLWRITHALSPKDSFIIGLGTKS
- the ehuB gene encoding ectoine/hydroxyectoine ABC transporter substrate-binding protein EhuB, whose translation is MPALRHTLSRRHFLSTAALGAASLVLPSIARAESTMARIMKDGVVRVGIANEKPYGFVDTDGKVKGAIPDVITALLAPHGVKELKAEIVEFNALIPGINADRFDIIGAGMYIRPARCEAVLFTNPVTRTGAGFAALKGNPKGVKSIAEVAAHADAIVGTQNGAAQVEELAKAGVPSDRVVLFANATEALAGLRAKRVDVIYFPALELNELLKTANDPSVERVEGFQQIMGANGEPEYGYAGLGLRKADADLKAALDAELANLISSGKLLEIISAYGYGKGELPDGVKTAEQICKA